A single region of the Drosophila takahashii strain IR98-3 E-12201 chromosome 2R, DtakHiC1v2, whole genome shotgun sequence genome encodes:
- the LOC108069699 gene encoding cuticle protein 16.5-like: protein MRRQLAYKMLENFSQKHQSLTNQPTQTINMKFLICLALCIAAAQAGFIASPVATYAAAPAYAATYAAAAPVAYSAPVTTYAAAAPAYSTYAAAAPAYSTYAAAAPAYTASVYSAPAYTAPVATYAAGAAYAAPITTYSAPAIVSPFLKKK from the exons ATGCGGCGACAATTGGCCTATAAAATGCTGGAGAATTTTAGCCAAAAGCATCAGTCACTGACAAACCAACCAACCCAAACAATCAACATGAAG TTCCTCATCTGCTTGGCTCTCTGCATCGCCGCCGCCCAGGCTGGCTTCATCGCCTCTCCGGTGGCCACTTACGCCGCTGCTCCCGCTTATGCCGCCACCTACGCAGCTGCTGCTCCCGTGGCCTACAGCGCACCGGTGACCACCTATGCCGCCGCAGCTCCTGCTTATTCCACctatgctgctgctgctcctgcctaCTCCACCTACGCCGCCGCTGCTCCTGCCTACACCGCTTCGGTCTACAGTGCTCCTGCCTACACCGCTCCCGTGGCCACCTATGCCGCTGGCGCCGCCTACGCAGCTCCCATCACCACCTACTCCGCTCCGGCCATCGTCAGCCCCTTCCTGAAGAAGAAGTAA
- the PIG-Z gene encoding GPI mannosyltransferase 4, whose protein sequence is MRLTKLWQSRSPGDRHLSTYFCFAAVRLLLVFVPQLGYVHPDEFFQSVEVMTGDHFRLEHTRTWEFNNSLPVRSIVLPFALLRIPWSFYEFIAECVKAGWKLDLLGSYTYVVFPRLIYTLISFTNDYCLYRICRLYGLRFEIRLLAMGSSWILLVFGTRTFSNSLEMAMCSWLLCLVSECMLRTNTVVYKKEFLEEKYDKAESISERVRIWKLKNSLPAHNLQHLLYMSTICVAGVFNRPTFLLFGAPMVFFWLLRGMGTRSVTFRDFNLRIALFCLCALPALIFFIFCDSLYYQHLTLGELHMMHLSIDNFVFTPWNFIKANLDSAQTASHGVHPCYVHLMVNMPMLFNVLALAALGAFAQLLLRFFRAEYQVLPRFQSIVSLMSGAIFVPLFFLSLINHQEPRFLLPVTFPLLLLHAPKLITGFSAKYPFQKDHPLLRYFYDRLLSSKASGPYLLRIWYVSNVLLTLFFGFIHQAGVYPLAADISHVMATKPAATHVHLITSHIYSLPLHLINIPSSRVLHFNRQTHQRYRRPRDFYLYEYGGLSLDSLLQKVKLISGNCEVKRSGASHLRYKLYLAIPASLSADLHEALVHSNASSYLNFELLNVFYPHLSTEAFPRLLGRHPCDVDAPHWAHDDLRGTCAVEQPPALSFAYLNKQFSSFVHQLGLALYEIDVKRKKPRSVLLKKTLLTETPA, encoded by the exons atgCGCTTGACAAAGCTGTGGCAGAGTCGCTCGCCCGGCGACCGCCACCTGAGCACATATTTTTGCTTTGCGGCAGTGCGTCTGCTGCTCGTTTTTGTGCCCCAACTGGGTTATGTGCATCCGGATGAGTTTTTCCAGAGCGTGGAGGTGATGACAG gagACCACTTTAGGCTGGAGCACACGCGCACCTGGGAGTTCAACAATTCGCTGCCCGTGAGGTCAATAGTTCTTCCATTTGCTCTGCTCCGGATTCCCTGGAGTTTCTACGAGTTTATTGCGGAGTGTGTGAAGGCGGGCTGGAAATTGGATCTGCTGGGCAGCTACACCTATGTGGTGTTTCCACGGCTGATTTACACTTTAATTTCCTTCACCAACGACTATTGTTTGTACCGCATCTGCCGGCTTTATGGATTGCGCTTCGAAATCCGCTTGTTGGCCATGGGAAGCTCTTGGATTCTGCTCGTCTTTGGCACCCGCACCTTCTCCAACAGCCTGGAAATGGCCATGTGCTCCTGGCTGCTCTGCCTGGTCTCCGAATGCATGCTGCGCACGAACACGGTGGTGTATAAAAAGGAGTTTCTGGAGGAGAAGTACGACAAGGCGGAGTCCATAAGCGAAAGAGTGCGCATTTGGAAGCTAAAGAACTCTCTGCCGGCTCACAATTTGCAGCATTTGCTCTACATGTCCACCATCTGCGTGGCTGGGGTGTTTAATAGACCCACCTTCCTGCTGTTTGGAGCACCCATGGTCTTCTTTTGGCTGCTGCGCGGGATGGGAACCAGGAGCGTTACCTTCAGGGACTTTAATCTTCGCATTGCGCTCTTCTGTTTGTGCGCCCTGCCTGCGCTGATCTTCTTCATCTTCTGCGACTCGCTGTACTATCAACATCTGACCCTTGGCGAGCTGCACATGATGCACTTGAGCATCGACAACTTTGTCTTCACGCCCTGGAACTTCATCAAGGCCAATTTGGATTCGGCTCAGACGGCGAGTCATGGAGTTCACCCTTGTTATGTCCATTTGATGGTCAACATGCCGATGCTTTTTAATGTCCTGGCTCTCGCCGCCTTGGGAGCCTTTGCCCAATTGCTGCTGAGATTCTTTCGAGCGGAATATCAAGTGCTGCCGCGTTTCCAGAGCATCGTTTCTTTGATGTCGGGTGCCATCTTTGTGCCCCTGTTCTTTCTCTCGCTGATCAACCACCAGGAACCGCGCTTTCTGCTGCCCGTGACCTTTCCACTGCTACTGCTGCATGCTCCCAAACTCATCACGGGATTCAGCGCCAAGTATCCGTTTCAGAAGGATCACCCACTGTTGCGCTATTTCTACGACAGACTGCTTTCGAGCAAAGCTTCGGGACCTTACCTGCTGCGGATTTGGTACGTGAGCAATGTGCTGCTTACGCTGTTCTTTGGCTTCATCCACCAGGCGGGCGTTTATCCTTTGGCGGCGGATATATCCCATGTGATGGCCACCAAACCGGCGGCCACGCATGTTCACCTGATCACATCGCACATCTACAGTTTGCCCCTGCATCTGATCAACATTCCCAGCTCGAGAGTGCTGCATTTCAATAGACAGACGCATCAGCGATATCGCCGCCCCagggatttttatttgtacGAGTATGGAGGGCTTTCGTTGGACTCCCTGCTGCAGAAGGTGAAGCTGATAAGTGGAAACTGCGAGGTGAAGCGCTCGGGAGCGAGTCACTTGCGATACAAACTATATTTGGCCATTCCGGCCTCGTTGAGTGCGGATCTTCACGAGGCCCTGGTTCACTCGAATGCCAGCAGCTACCTGAACTTCGAGCTGCTCAATGTCTTCTATCCGCATCTCTCCACGGAGGCGTTTCCCCGTCTTCTGGGCCGGCATCCCTGCGATGTGGACGCTCCGCATTGGGCACATGACGATCTAAGGGGAACCTGTGCCGTGGAACAGCCGCCGGCGCTAAGTTTTGCTTACCTTAATAAGCAATTTAGTTCTTTTGTCCATCAACTGGGACTGGCGCTCTACGAGATCGATGTGAAGCGTAAAAAGCCGCGTTCTGTTTTACTTAAGAAAACTTTATTAACAGAAACTCCGGCGTAG